In one Streptomyces sp. NBC_01241 genomic region, the following are encoded:
- a CDS encoding pyridoxal phosphate-dependent aminotransferase — MGGRPLLNRRLDGLGTTIFAEMSALATATGAINLGQGFPDTDGPESVREAAVRALRDGRGNQYPPGPGIPELRQAIADHQRRFYGLSFDPDTEVLVTAGATEAIAATMLALLEPGDEVIAFEPFYDSYAACIAMAGAKRVPLTLRAPSFRPDLDELRSKITPQTRLLLLNTPHNPTGMVLTAEEQSAIAALAIEHDLLVVTDEVYEHLVYEGTHRPIAALPGMRERTVSISSAGKTFSFTGWKVGWVTANGPLVSAVRTAKQYLTYVSAGPFQYAIAEALRLPDSYFDSFRTNLRRKRNLLGDGLRAAGFEVYQPQGTYFITTDITSFGEKDAYAFCRALPERCGVVAIPNSVFYDDLDAGRSQVRFTFCKRDDVLQEAASRLRRLAS, encoded by the coding sequence ATGGGCGGCAGGCCGCTGCTGAACCGCAGGCTGGACGGGCTCGGGACGACGATCTTCGCGGAAATGTCGGCACTGGCGACAGCGACGGGCGCGATCAACCTGGGCCAGGGCTTCCCGGACACGGACGGCCCGGAGTCAGTACGCGAGGCCGCCGTACGAGCGCTGCGCGACGGCCGCGGCAACCAGTACCCGCCGGGCCCGGGCATCCCGGAGCTGCGTCAGGCGATCGCCGACCACCAGCGCCGCTTCTACGGCCTGAGCTTCGACCCGGACACGGAGGTCCTGGTCACCGCAGGGGCGACGGAGGCGATCGCCGCGACCATGCTCGCCCTCCTCGAACCAGGAGACGAGGTCATCGCCTTCGAGCCCTTCTACGACTCCTACGCTGCCTGCATCGCCATGGCGGGAGCGAAGCGCGTACCGCTCACCCTGCGCGCGCCGTCCTTCCGCCCGGACCTGGACGAGCTGCGGTCCAAGATCACCCCGCAGACCCGCCTCCTTCTCCTCAACACGCCTCACAACCCGACCGGGATGGTCCTCACCGCCGAAGAGCAGAGCGCCATCGCCGCACTCGCCATCGAGCACGACCTGCTGGTCGTCACCGACGAGGTGTACGAGCACCTTGTCTATGAGGGCACGCACCGCCCCATCGCGGCCCTGCCCGGCATGCGTGAGCGCACCGTCTCCATTTCGTCCGCCGGCAAGACCTTCTCGTTCACCGGATGGAAGGTTGGCTGGGTCACGGCGAACGGCCCGCTCGTCTCAGCGGTCCGGACGGCCAAGCAGTACCTGACGTACGTCAGCGCGGGCCCCTTCCAGTACGCGATCGCCGAAGCGCTGCGCCTGCCGGACTCGTACTTTGACAGCTTCCGCACCAACCTCCGTCGCAAGCGCAATCTGCTCGGCGACGGCCTGCGCGCGGCCGGGTTCGAGGTCTACCAACCCCAGGGCACTTACTTCATCACCACCGACATCACCTCCTTCGGTGAGAAGGACGCCTACGCCTTCTGCCGCGCCCTCCCCGAACGCTGCGGCGTCGTCGCCATCCCCAACTCCGTTTTCTACGACGACCTCGACGCCGGCCGCAGCCAGGTCCGCTTCACCTTCTGCAAGAGGGACGACGTCCTCCAGGAGGCAGCCAGTCGGCTGCGGCGCCTGGCGTCTTGA
- a CDS encoding YbaB/EbfC family nucleoid-associated protein, giving the protein MDPSVIDPDDPEILADLIIVAVDSANQAVQEQRAASLAVVTDSFNGLLSGLRPTGPGHPGPRTSGGGGFAAN; this is encoded by the coding sequence ATCGATCCCTCGGTGATCGACCCTGACGATCCGGAGATCCTCGCCGACTTGATCATCGTGGCGGTCGACAGCGCGAACCAGGCCGTGCAGGAGCAGCGGGCGGCAAGTCTGGCCGTCGTCACCGACAGCTTCAACGGCCTCCTCTCGGGACTGCGTCCGACGGGACCGGGACATCCCGGACCTCGCACCTCGGGCGGGGGCGGCTTCGCCGCGAACTGA
- a CDS encoding LamG domain-containing protein — MPRRWPLITTITVLTIALAFVVVQLVRGQDSGKEQAGAKPGGDAESLQGLGWWPLHQSGTAKAGEHDAVVRGGTQWTDGPEGGAVQLDGTSGYADSNTRLDTVGKDYSVAARVRLNPQGMTGIHTALSQDGDRISTFFLQYSGPDGNFAFSFSGARTVAKTPEKPQPGRWYHLTGTYSQKDHRMQVYVDGRLAGTRVASSSVKPTGTVVIGRGKFDGKAADYWNGDIADVHAYNRELTSREVGSLSSREPD; from the coding sequence ATGCCGCGCAGATGGCCGCTCATCACCACGATCACCGTATTGACCATCGCGCTGGCCTTCGTCGTCGTCCAACTGGTGCGCGGCCAGGACTCCGGGAAGGAACAGGCCGGGGCGAAACCGGGTGGCGACGCCGAGTCGCTGCAGGGCCTCGGCTGGTGGCCCCTGCACCAGTCCGGCACCGCGAAGGCCGGCGAGCACGACGCCGTGGTCAGGGGCGGCACGCAGTGGACCGACGGCCCCGAGGGCGGCGCCGTGCAACTGGACGGCACCAGCGGATACGCGGACTCCAACACCCGGCTCGACACCGTGGGCAAGGACTACTCGGTCGCCGCGCGGGTGCGCCTCAACCCCCAGGGCATGACCGGCATCCACACCGCCCTGTCCCAGGACGGCGACCGGATCAGCACGTTCTTCCTCCAGTACTCCGGCCCGGACGGGAACTTCGCCTTCAGTTTCAGCGGTGCCCGTACGGTCGCGAAGACGCCCGAGAAGCCGCAGCCCGGCCGCTGGTACCACCTGACCGGCACGTACAGTCAGAAGGACCACCGGATGCAGGTCTACGTGGACGGCCGGCTCGCGGGAACCAGGGTGGCCTCCAGCAGCGTGAAACCCACCGGCACTGTGGTGATCGGACGCGGCAAGTTCGATGGGAAGGCGGCCGACTACTGGAACGGTGACATCGCCGACGTACATGCCTACAACCGGGAGTTGACGTCCCGTGAGGTGGGCTCGCTTTCCTCTCGCGAACCGGACTGA
- a CDS encoding sigma-70 family RNA polymerase sigma factor — MSNSASTEDLIPGPRAAEPHPDEFLRALYHFHGSALLQFAARRLEGDWHRAEDVVQEVAIRAWRHAEELDPTTDSVRPWLFTALRHLVIDGHRARQARPPETGDPELAHLPVSDGVDHMLTSQVLTDALGDLRPAQREVLLHVHYLGRSVNQTAKVLGVPPGTVKSRTFYAARALREALHSRGLYADGLYREAG, encoded by the coding sequence TTGTCGAACAGCGCTTCGACCGAAGACCTCATACCTGGCCCCCGCGCCGCGGAACCCCACCCCGACGAGTTCCTCAGAGCGCTCTACCACTTCCACGGCAGCGCGTTGCTGCAGTTCGCCGCACGGCGGCTGGAGGGCGACTGGCACCGCGCCGAGGACGTCGTCCAGGAAGTCGCGATACGCGCCTGGCGGCACGCCGAGGAACTCGACCCGACCACGGATTCGGTGCGGCCCTGGCTGTTCACCGCGCTGCGCCATCTGGTCATCGACGGTCACCGGGCCCGCCAGGCCAGACCACCGGAGACCGGCGACCCCGAACTCGCCCACCTGCCGGTGTCCGACGGCGTGGACCACATGCTCACCTCCCAGGTGCTCACCGACGCCTTGGGGGACCTGCGGCCGGCACAGCGCGAGGTCCTGCTGCACGTGCACTACCTGGGACGCAGCGTCAACCAGACGGCCAAGGTCCTCGGCGTGCCGCCGGGCACCGTCAAGTCCCGGACGTTCTACGCCGCCCGCGCCCTGCGCGAGGCACTGCACAGCCGCGGGCTGTACGCGGACGGCCTGTACCGCGAGGCCGGATGA
- a CDS encoding FtsK/SpoIIIE domain-containing protein, protein MATQRPSGVVSSEIRANTNLRIALRVTDAGESQDVLNSAEAAGISQGTPGRAYVRLGQNSLVPFQSGRVGGRRPGAAATSLPAPWAVTVGWERLGEPLPARPRGAAVPAEVETDLTGLVTAIREADREMGIPAQHSPWLPPLPEVLVAGELPAPPPSGYDLAPVAYGVVDLPAQQARLPLVIDPATLGHLHIIGSPRQGRSQTLRTIAGTLASAHSPDRLHMYGIDCGNGALLPIEGLPHCGAITQRTQPDRVARLLARLTGELTRRQEMLAARGSADLPELRRALPEAERPPHILLFIDRWEVFDKQLGEYDSGNLLSSVLTLLRDGASVGIHLVMTGDRALFSSRVNGSTEDKLVLKLNEKSEYGMIGITQRNVPDEIPPGRAFRAADKAEVQIALLTDNPEGQAQAVALQQIAEYCRERAAQLPDSTRPFRVDTLPDRLTWEEATRYVPQPLPSARWALSGVGGDELTAFGPDFAITPTFLVAGPARSGRSIVLATLALSLLSAGTPVVVGAPARSPLRQLAGRPGVLAVFDESDIDPTALEEALASSPQGAVVILDDADLLLKTKAEPVLTQIAKSGAENGRGLVIAGQTDRLSSGFSGWHTEARRNRCGLLLKPQNMSDGELIGVKVPRSRLGATRPGRAILHLGDGVLRTVQVPETVLPPAGS, encoded by the coding sequence CTGGCGACGCAGCGCCCCAGCGGCGTCGTCTCCTCGGAAATCCGCGCCAACACCAACCTGCGCATCGCGCTCCGGGTGACGGACGCCGGCGAGAGCCAGGACGTCCTCAACTCCGCCGAGGCCGCCGGGATCTCGCAGGGCACCCCCGGTCGCGCCTATGTGCGCTTGGGCCAGAACTCCCTCGTGCCGTTCCAGTCCGGACGGGTCGGCGGCCGTCGGCCCGGTGCCGCGGCGACCTCGCTGCCGGCACCCTGGGCGGTGACGGTCGGCTGGGAACGGCTCGGCGAGCCGCTCCCGGCGCGGCCCCGCGGCGCGGCCGTACCCGCCGAGGTGGAGACCGACCTCACCGGGCTCGTCACGGCGATCCGCGAAGCGGACCGGGAGATGGGCATCCCCGCGCAGCACAGCCCCTGGCTCCCGCCGCTGCCCGAGGTCCTGGTCGCCGGCGAACTGCCGGCGCCCCCGCCCTCGGGCTACGACCTCGCGCCCGTCGCGTACGGCGTGGTGGACCTGCCCGCACAACAGGCCCGGCTGCCCCTGGTGATCGACCCGGCGACGCTCGGGCACCTGCACATCATCGGCTCGCCCCGGCAAGGCAGGTCGCAGACACTGCGCACCATCGCCGGCACCCTGGCCTCCGCCCATTCCCCGGACCGGCTGCACATGTACGGCATCGACTGCGGCAACGGCGCGCTGCTGCCCATCGAGGGGCTGCCGCACTGCGGGGCCATCACCCAGCGCACCCAGCCCGACCGGGTGGCCCGGCTGCTCGCCCGGCTGACCGGGGAGCTGACCCGGCGCCAGGAGATGCTCGCCGCCCGCGGCAGCGCCGACCTGCCGGAGCTCCGCCGCGCCCTGCCGGAGGCTGAACGGCCGCCGCACATCCTGCTGTTCATCGACCGGTGGGAGGTCTTCGACAAGCAGCTCGGCGAGTACGACTCCGGGAACCTGCTGAGCTCCGTGCTGACCCTGCTCCGGGACGGCGCGAGCGTCGGCATCCACCTGGTGATGACCGGTGACCGGGCGCTGTTCTCCAGCCGGGTCAACGGCTCCACCGAGGACAAGCTCGTGCTGAAGCTGAACGAGAAGTCCGAGTACGGGATGATCGGTATCACCCAGCGCAACGTGCCCGACGAGATCCCGCCGGGCCGCGCGTTCCGTGCCGCCGACAAAGCGGAGGTGCAGATCGCGCTCCTCACGGACAACCCGGAAGGCCAGGCGCAGGCCGTGGCGCTCCAGCAGATCGCCGAGTACTGCCGCGAGCGGGCGGCCCAGCTGCCGGACTCCACCCGCCCGTTCCGCGTCGACACCCTGCCGGACCGGCTCACCTGGGAGGAGGCGACCCGGTACGTGCCGCAGCCGCTGCCGTCCGCACGGTGGGCCCTGTCCGGTGTCGGCGGCGACGAACTCACCGCGTTCGGGCCGGACTTCGCCATCACGCCGACCTTCCTCGTCGCCGGACCCGCCCGCTCCGGCCGCAGCATCGTCCTGGCGACACTGGCACTGTCGCTGCTGTCGGCCGGGACGCCCGTCGTCGTCGGCGCGCCCGCCAGGTCGCCGTTGCGCCAACTCGCCGGACGGCCCGGGGTCCTCGCGGTCTTCGACGAGTCCGACATCGACCCCACCGCGCTGGAGGAGGCGCTGGCGTCCTCGCCGCAGGGGGCCGTGGTGATCCTGGACGACGCCGACCTGCTGCTGAAGACAAAGGCCGAGCCCGTCCTCACCCAGATCGCCAAGTCCGGTGCCGAGAACGGCCGGGGCCTGGTGATCGCCGGGCAGACCGACCGGCTCTCCTCCGGCTTCTCCGGCTGGCACACCGAGGCCCGCCGCAACCGGTGCGGTCTGCTGCTGAAGCCGCAGAACATGAGCGACGGCGAACTGATCGGCGTCAAGGTGCCCCGCAGCCGCCTGGGCGCGACCCGCCCGGGGCGGGCGATCCTGCACCTGGGCGACGGCGTGCTGCGCACCGTCCAGGTCCCGGAGACGGTGCTTCCGCCGGCCGGGAGCTGA